Genomic segment of Paenibacillus sp. FSL R5-0623:
TAAACAATACGCCCAACACCATATCGATGAGCCCAAACCGCAGGTTTTGGTCCATCTTCGGATTGATATTCCAGCAATATTTTCGTTTCAGCAAAAGAACCAAATTCGAACTGATACGGCTCTTCTTCCATTGTGAAATTCGAAATGCCCTCCGTCACGGGATGGCTTTCCGCCGTTACAGTAAATTCAAGCGGTGCATATGCCGGATGATGCAGGAACTTGGCACCGATCATCTGTTTGAGCTCATAACGATTTTGGAGCGAAATGCCGTTATGTATAATGACCAGTCCACCTCCATTACTTACATAGGACAACAAACCTGCTGTCTGCTGTGGAGAAACTTTCCCCTTCCAATCGTCCATGTATGAGATACATACATCAAACCCGGTTATATTTTCTTGCAGCAGCATATTCCGGTTCTCACTGCACTGCACAGTCATAGTATCATGGAAAATTCGGCTAATCTCCGCATCCACACCTTGAAGCGGGTGCCAATCCGGATGTGTATAATCGCCAAGTAGTAATGCTTTTTTACGATGATCCATTCAATCAATCTCCTTTCTTGTTCACCTCACTGTATCAATCAACTACCAGGGGAGCTTCTCGCCCTTGTAGTCCACATATGCGGGTTGATCTCCTTTAAACTGTTCATGGCGGTCGATAAGTACTGCGATATGCTGTGCAGATTGCTCGGGCGTGAGATCCGCAGCAACATCCAATTCGCCCCGCATATAACTCTGTACCCAACCGGGATGCACAAGCATCACTTGTCCGCCTTCATCCTTCAGACCATTGTGTACAAGACGGGCCTGCATGTTCAAAGCAGCTTTGGACATACAATAGGCATACCACCCATCCCGACTGCATTGTTCTATACTTCCAGCCTCGGAAGAGATATCAACAATCAGCTTGACCTGTCCTTGAAGAAGGAGGGGTAACAGGGAATGAGTCACACGCAGTGTACCTAAGGTGTTCACATTAAATACTTCGGTCATCTCCGCCATATTCAACGGCCCGCGGATATGATCCGTAATACTCCCTAGTATAGCCGCATTATTGATCAGCATATCCAAATGATTCGTATCCAGCTTCAACGTCTCCGTGAACAGAGTACCGACAGGTCGTCCGCGATATCCAGTTCGATGGCGCGCAGATGGTCCGGATATCCTTCTGCAAGCATACGAATCCCCTCGGAATCCTCCACGTCCAGACCGGCCGCATACACGAGATACCCTCTCTTCAGCATCTGTGCTGTCAAAGCCAATCCCAATCCCCGAGCAGCTCCCGTTACACATACGGTTCTCATCATGATGTCCCTCCTTCGCATAATGATTCTGTCTTTTATTCATTCCACATATTCATCTGAAAACCTTTAATTCAGAATGGGATCGCCAACTTCACGACCAAAGACTCAGGGGGCAAAAGCGATATTAGAGCCATTTTGCTTATTGAATTCAGCTATCTATTTGAGCTATAAATAGCTGCTATTATCCCTGCATATATCGCTCCTGCCGATAGGCTAAACAATGTTCCACCCATCTTTGAGCGGCTGCCGGGTAAGAACCCAGATGAAGCTTCTGATCGAAGCACTATCAAGGATGTACATTCGTGTTTTAGTTGTAACGTATAAATTCTATAATCTAAACAAAACCGCATCATATAGCGATGCGGTTGAGCTTAATGCACACCCTTTATTCATGAAGCGACGCCAAAAGCTTTTTGTCGAACTGATCTAAAAGCAGGCCACTAATCTCTAATCTTAGCCGCACGCCCTGCTGCAAAGTAACGTCCAAGCTCAACGATGAGTGCTCCCATCTTCTCTTCCTCCGGAATGACCAGTGCCTCAATGCCTTCTTCACGCATGGAGTTTGCTGTTACTTTACCTACAGACGCAGGGATTACGCCTTGTCTGAAGGCTGCAAGCAACGGCTCAAGCTTGTCCTGGGAGGCTGCATATTGGGTCAGAAATCTGACCTGCGGTCCACTTGTGAACGCAACAGCATCTACTTCGAACTTTAGAATTTCATTCAGTAACTGTTCCAGCTCTGTCTCTTCTGGCGGTACATGGCGGTAAGGAAGCACTTGTCTGACGATTGCACCTTGTTCTTTCAACCATGCAACGAGCTTGGGAGCTGTCTCCCCATGAAGCTGCAACATCACCTTTTTCCCTGCGAGATCATGTGGGGCGAATTCTCGAATGAGCCCGTCCGTGCTACCGTCATCATCTCGTACCAGTGGTGTTAACTTGCGCTTTTTGAGCGCATTCACCGTCTTGTATCCCCTTGCCGCGATTGAGGATTCCGATAATGCATCCAGTAATTTTCCTGCCACTTCCATATCCTCAGCCATTTCAAACAATGCATCCAATCCCATACCCGTAGTTAACACCGCCCAGTCTGGCGGGTCTGAAATCCAGGATACCAGCCCATCTCTGATACTCCGGTCATCCAGGAATACGGTCCCCTGTGCCGGTCGCACAAGCGGGATTCCACCCATTTTTTCAACCAGTACGGACATTTCTTTCGATTTTCGTGGTCCTGTCAATGCTACACGCACACCTGCCAAATGTTGAGCCATTCATGTTCCCCCCGTTAGTTCAGCCGAATGTTCATCAGTCTGACTACAGTATACAGGGTACTTCTGTGAAGGGGAACTGTGCTTTCCCTCTTTTTGCCCGTTCATCTATAAGGATTTTTGATGGAATGCATCAGGAAGGCTGGAGTTCTCCGCCATGAGAATCCTGCCTTCTTTTCTCTCCATCCTTCTCCGAATCAGAGGATTCATGTCCCTGTTCATGCTTCTCTTTCTTTGACTGGTCTCCCGATCTCTGTTGGGTAGATTCTTTATTATCCTTTTTACGTGGACGAAGAAACAGAAACAGCACAATGGGGAAAAGCGCTTCAAAAACAATGGCAATCCATGTCCATTCCCGAGTAAAACGATTGAGCTGAATCGCATTTCGGAAGAACCAGAAAGCACATACGAATCCGACCAAGGCGACCGGGCCCGTCATCATCTTTCCCGACACTTTGGGAATCATTCGCTTCAGTCCCCAACAGACAAAGTATAGATCAAATGCAATCTTCGTGATCATGGTCGGCATGGTTGCTGCTGCCAGCGCAAGGTCAAACCGGTCTAGAAAATCACTGATTTGCAGCTGCCTTGCCAGCTCATAGGATGGGTATACCAGTCTGGAAGCAATAGGGACTCCAATCGCAGTTATCGTCTCCACAAGGATAAGCATCATTAGAAGTGCAGAGATGATCATTCCCCCTAGAACAGACTTGAAACGAAAATCACTACCCTTGATGACAAACGGCAATGCAATCATCTCTCCATAAAAAGAAAATATGTACCAACTTCCCTTGCCTACTCCTGCAACATCAACATGAAAATAAGGCATGAGATTATCCATATTTACCTGCTGAATAAGCATGAAAGGTATAATCATAGAGATCAGCAGGAACAGGGTAACATACAACTCCGCCATTCCGATTAAGGAACCCAGTCCGCCTCGAACGATAAAGATCCCCATGACCACCAGAGATACTGCAATGATGGAAATGGGTGTGTTCTCCAGTAGCGTTATACTCACATAGTCACCCGATAATCGGATATCTCTTGCAAACACAAAGAAAAAAAATAGAATGTACAGAAATCCCATTACTCTCCCCAAAAACGGGAATCGCTGAACAAGGGATTCGAACAGATCCTGATTGGGAAAACGCTGCTGGACCCTACTTATCAACCATAGAGACGCCATCATCACAAGAACAACGGGCACATACGAGAGATAAGCATGCTGCTCCGCGTAGAAAATGGCCTGCGCGTGGGGCTGAATCAGCGTACCTGTAATACTGAGCAGTAGCACGAGCAGCACGATCTGCCGATGAGTCACACTCTGATTCATACAATACCTCCTTTCCGTCATTCAATCTGCAATTTGCATACTCCCTTATCTGCAATCTATGGTAAGGGTAACAATCGCTGAATAACATGGCTCATCCATATCGTGACATAAAGCGTTTTACTCAAGTGAGTGACATAGAACCAAATGCCCGTCCCCAATGCAATCAGACCATAGGATATCCAGCGATTAATGGCTGATGCCTGCTTCATATGTCTGAAATCCATCAAGATGACCACAATTGCCATGCCCAGATAGGTAAACAAAAGCGGTTTAATCATGAATGACGTCCTCCTCCATTACACCGATTGGTTTATTGATCACTCCTACATTTTCAATAATGACATGGGGAATAACGGTTACCTCAACGTCAGGATAAATGACATCCCATCGATCCTTCATCTTGTCCCATTCCGCCGGCAGGTGTTGATGGATAGATCGACCGATTCCAAGAATATCGGCATGATACTTCTGCTGAACCAATCGGATGCCTTCCTCAATGTCTGACTTTATTTTCTTGTGGATGGCGTCATTTAACTTCAATATCTCTTCCTCCCGCCGGTCACCGTAATTCGATTCGTTATCCACGATAACTCCCTTGGCGTACAATTGAATGTTCACCTTAACCTTGTCATTCTTGACACTGGGGTGCAGCGAAGAATTGTTCTCGTTCAGTTTGATGAATATATCTCCTTCTCCCCGTGGAGCCTCGACCATAACCTCTGGCGCATTGGCCTCACCCATGGCCAGAATCAGTGCATCTGCCGGTGCCTTGTCGATCATGCCTACCAGCTTGTCTTTCTTGAAAATGGCCAATCCATCCATCTTGATGTTCGTTTTGGTGTCCTTCCAGTTCTTCGGCACAGTGTCGGCAACCGAAGCAATGGGCAGAAAAGGATCTACGCCTTCACTAAGAATGGAATCTATAAACGTCTTGAGTGAGCGGGGATTTCGCATATTTAAAAAACACAATTCCCGCACCATCTCAGATGGAAATTTTTCTATGGGTGCATCAGTATCCATGACCTTATATGCTTCTCCTCTTGTCACAACCGGCAACGCTGAGAAACGATTGAGCGGGTAACGTGTCATCAAATCCAGCATAGGGGCAACGCCCTCCCTAGCCAAATCCTCACCGATTAGCAGAGTACGACGATGAGCGTAATATAATCTGCGTGAGAGCGCCTTTTGCCCTTCAAGAGATGTTCCGTGAAAGGTTTTGGCTGTATTGGACAATATGAACCAAGATTTATCACCACTTGTGCCCCCTCCTCCTCCTTCACTACCCGTAGCACCAGATTGTCCTGGAAGCGCAATCTGCAGACTGGATCTGTAATTTTGTTCCTCCTTATCCACGGCGACACCAATTACAAAGGCAACATCATTTATTTCCTCTCGGTCCCAGCAACCTGAAATGAGAGAGGTACATAACAACAGAGCTATAACTGCCCGGTATTTATACATGAAATGCATGGGTTTACCACCCCTCTTCTGCTTCAGGCGAACCATTGATCTTCTCTGCCATCCGCTTCTGATCCCGTTGAACCGTAGATGGACGATTGATCATTTTCCACCATGGTACACGAATGAGAATATCCTTAGTATCTGTTTTGCTGTATGGGCTAAGACCTGACAGATACGGCATACCAAATGAAGTCATCTGGGTCAGATGCACCGAAATCAGGACCAGACCGATCACGATACCATACAGTCCGAACATACCAGCCAGTAACATGATTGGAAAACGCAATAAACGAACGGTAATTGCAAAGTTAAACCGTGGAATCGTAAAGGAAGCAATACCTGTCATGGATACGATAATAACCATCGGTGCAGATACAATCCCTGCCTGAACGGCTGCCTGCCCAATTACAAGTGCACCCAGGATACTGACGGCCTGCCCTACCGTTTTCGGTAACCTGACTCCTGCTTCACGGAGAGCCTCGAAAGACAGCTCCATGATGAGTGCTTCAACCAGTGCGGGAAAGGGGATAGCTTCCCGTGCTCCTGCGATACTTAAAATCAATGTGGTGGGTAACATGTCCTGATGAAATGTCGTAATAGCGATGTATAGCGCTGGCAGGAATAACGCAATGGCTACGAACAAAAAACGAATCCACCGCAACAGATTAGTGATAAAGAATCGTTCATAATAATCCTCGCTGGCTTGAAGCATCTGCCACATGGTCACTGGAGCAATTAACGCAAAGGGAGTTCCGTCTACCAAAATGGCAAATCGTCCTTCCAATAAGTTACCTGCTACTGTATCCGGGCGCTCGGAATAGTGCATCTGTGGGAATGGAGAATACGGGTGGTCCTCAATCAGTTCCTCGATATAACCCGTCTCCAGAATGCCGTCAATTTTGATCTTTTCCAGGCGTTCCTTCACGTCCTGAACCACCTTTGGATCAACAATATCGTCCAGATAGGTCAGAACAATATCGGTTTTGGTTTCTGTGCCTAGTGTCATACTTACCATCTTGAGGGAGGGAGTTTTCAGCTTGAACCGCAGTAAAGCCGTATTCACGCGCAGTGTTTCGGTAAATCCCTCCCGTGGTCCCCGAATGACGGATTCCGTCTGAGGTTCCTCCACACCGCGTCTGACGCCACCTTTGACGTTAAACATCCAGGCTTCGTTACTTCCATCGATCACCAGAAGGGCGGAGGATGCCAGCACCCCTTCAGCCGCGGCAGCCCAGGTGTTAACGCGCTTCACCTGTGTTAGCTCAACGGTTGTATCATCCAGTGGAACATCAGGTTCATCTGTACGCTGCTGCACCAGCCCACGAATAATCGGACGCAACATGTGTTCCTGGATATCAGCCGAATTAACAATGCCTTCGATATAGACCAGAAGTCCTTTCACTTCAGGCGTAATCATGACGTTGCGAAAAACCACATCCGAGCAATCGGAGAAGATCTCCTTTACCGCCTGAATCTGAGTTTCATGTACTGCACTAATCGGCTGCCGTAGAAAAGGCGGGGACGGCAGTCCCAGAGGGATATGCTTTTTTTCTTCTGACGCTCGTCCCGGTTGTCGGGACTTGTCTTTCCCAGATGTTTTGTCTGCCATATGCCGCCCCTCCGTTCTTGTTTTTTTTATACAAGGTAGCTTGTGCCAGACAGTTGGGAATTATGTGGTCTTTTTTGCAAAATTACGATTATGTTCTCTGAGTTTTCAGACAGCAAAAAAGGCCTCTGTATTTAACAGAGACCTCTGGGATGTTCCAAGTTCTATCGTTACTTACAAGTTAATCTGCAAAATAATTTTCAGGCACATAACGAATCTCCGACTTCGCATAGATGCTTAGCGTGTGACTCTCCCTGTCGTACACAACCCGCTCACCTTCTACGTAGTACCAGTGTTTCAAAAGGGGCTGGTCCTTGCGTTGGACGAAACGAAATACGTTCAGTTCTTGTCTAAGCTCCATAATCTGTTCCACAATCTGCTCGTCCAGACCCGTAACGGTAAATATGAAGCCTGTACCTTCCTGTTGGAACCGATAGGACAGCGAATCTGTTTTGCTATTAGCTAATCCTCGCCCGGTCACCGCATGTTTAACCATAAACCATTCCTGTTGCGCCATACGTGTATATCCTCCTTCATCTTGGAGTTCATTTCATCAGCCATCTACGGCAAATCAATAATCATATAGAACGTATCTTCATTTCCTTGCAGTTCGATTGAATCCCGCTGTTCCACACGAGCCGTATCGCCTTCGTTCAACAGGTACTCTCCATCCAATCCCAGCTTGCCTTCGATGGAGAAAATGTACATCCGGCGGCCCGAATCCTGATTAAAGGTTAACGTTTCGTCTTTGGCTAATCGGCCAAGGTAGATCGTCATATCCTGATGAATGGTCGCAACTCTTGGTCCCCCATCTGGGGATACAATCGGCACGAGTGCTCCTGCCAATGCCGCTGGATCAAATGATGTGGTCTCATACGAGGGCTCCAACCCTTTGGTCTGTGGCATGAACCAGAGCTGAAGCAAACGTACTTCTTCGGTATCGGATGCATTATGTTCGGTATGAATCATGCCACTGCCTGCTGACATCCGTTGGATACCACCAAAACCTGTAACGGCTACATTGCCCAGATTATCTTCATGTCGCAACTTGCCGTTCAGTACGATGGATACAATCTCCATGTCACTATGTGGGTGAGCCCCAAAACCGCGGCCAGGCGCGATCACATCGTCGTTCGCTACCCTCATCGGTCCAAACGCCGTATTTTCGGGGTCTTGGTATTCTCCAAAGGAAAAGCTGTGACTGCCACGGAGCCAGCCTCGATCGAAGCTAGAGCGGGCATCGGATGGAATGACGTTAATCATAAAATGCATCCTCCTTATTTTTTCTTAGTAGCATACTTATTCTCATTGTATCAAACCAAAGGCATGTCGTCCAAACGAAAAAGTTCTCTACTGATCAGCCCGGTTCGCAAATCAATTCCCAAACCGGCCTGGCCAATAAAGAACCTCATTACAGGACTAATCCTGCACTTCATTATTTGTAGTAATCGTTAGTCCATTCAAGCACTCACATTCTGGCGAGCGTTCCCCTGTCTGGAGAACAGATAATCCACGGCCAGGAGGCGGCTTCCTGTGAAGAGCAGTGTCAGGGAACCCGCCAGCAGCAGGTAATCTAACTCGGTACCACTCAGGAACGGCTCACCCACTTTGGCTGTAAACAGAACGCCAACCATCACGATGGCAAACAGGGCAGCAAACACACGTGTTCCCAGACCCAGAATCATCGCTGCACCACCTACCAACTCAATGATGGCTACAACGGATGCAAGAAATCCGGGAATACCAATACTTTCGAAAAAACCTACCGTACCGCTGATTCCACCTTCGAATTTACTCCAGCCATGCAATACAAAGATCAAACCGATCATAATCCTTGAGAAAAGTAATCCAATCTCTACACTTTTATTATTCATGTTCATCTTCCTTTCACATTATATTCGACTTCAATTTAGCCCAATTAATCTATCCGATGGACCAAACAAACAAGATAGAGAGCAATAGAAAAACAGTAGCCGACATCAAAACAGCATAACGTGGCAATCTCAGCGTCACGTCCTGTTCGGGGTCCAGCAGACGTGAAATGCGGACATTCACCGACGTATCCGCAAATGAGGATTGAACGGTCAGTTCTGTGGCCCCCCAAGGTTCAGGACAAGCACGGAGCAGCTTGAGCAAAGCACTGCCAATGCCTGCCACATTGCCTGTACGCTCAATGGCCTCATTGTCTGCCAGAATTTCTCTAACGATATTGTAATGTTTCGAAGTATGCTTCAATACGGGAATATACGGCATCATGATTGCAAATACCGATAACAGTGTCGTTTTCAGTGGGTCACGGTGCCACAGATGATGGACTTCGTGGTACACAACTGCTGTCTCCTCTTCTGCATCCAGCATCGTCAGAAGCCCCGTGGAGAGTACGATGCAAGGTCTCCATAGACCAATTGTAAATGCAACCGGAGAATGCTTGTCCACTACAATGAATCCTGGCTGTCCAAGATGGTGATACTTGGACTCCAGTTCGCGAGACAATGCACGCACCTCCATGGAGCGGAGCTTACGTACGGCTGCTCTGGTTTTCATCATACGCACCATTAGCAACCAACCTGTTCCCGCAAATGTCAGCAATACCAGTGCCAGCAGGAAATGTCCCACGGATAACCAACCCAGTCGACTCATCCAATGATTGCAGAGCCAGAGCAGGTTAAACGGGATATCCCAGCCAAAAATTTTGTACATCGCGTACATGAACATCTGCATGAACACGAGTAACGGAATGCCAAACCCGACGGTAAACAAAAGTTTCGAGCGGGTCTTCCACATCTTAATCGGTATCCTTTTTCCATTGTTTGATCTTCTGTTCCAAGCGTTCAATCAGACCCGCATCTGCTTCATCCA
This window contains:
- a CDS encoding ThuA domain-containing protein — translated: MDHRKKALLLGDYTHPDWHPLQGVDAEISRIFHDTMTVQCSENRNMLLQENITGFDVCISYMDDWKGKVSPQQTAGLLSYVSNGGGLVIIHNGISLQNRYELKQMIGAKFLHHPAYAPLEFTVTAESHPVTEGISNFTMEEEPYQFEFGSFAETKILLEYQSEDGPKPAVWAHRYGVGRIVYLMPGHHVPSFAHETYRKLLLQAGKWAARYV
- a CDS encoding SDR family NAD(P)-dependent oxidoreductase produces the protein MLINNAAILGSITDHIRGPLNMAEMTEVFNVNTLGTLRVTHSLLPLLLQGQVKLIVDISSEAGSIEQCSRDGWYAYCMSKAALNMQARLVHNGLKDEGGQVMLVHPGWVQSYMRGELDVAADLTPEQSAQHIAVLIDRHEQFKGDQPAYVDYKGEKLPW
- a CDS encoding SDR family NAD(P)-dependent oxidoreductase, producing MMRTVCVTGAARGLGLALTAQMLKRGYLVYAAGLDVEDSEGIRMLAEGYPDHLRAIELDIADDLSVLCSRRR
- a CDS encoding uroporphyrinogen-III synthase produces the protein MAQHLAGVRVALTGPRKSKEMSVLVEKMGGIPLVRPAQGTVFLDDRSIRDGLVSWISDPPDWAVLTTGMGLDALFEMAEDMEVAGKLLDALSESSIAARGYKTVNALKKRKLTPLVRDDDGSTDGLIREFAPHDLAGKKVMLQLHGETAPKLVAWLKEQGAIVRQVLPYRHVPPEETELEQLLNEILKFEVDAVAFTSGPQVRFLTQYAASQDKLEPLLAAFRQGVIPASVGKVTANSMREEGIEALVIPEEEKMGALIVELGRYFAAGRAAKIRD
- a CDS encoding endospore germination permease — protein: MNQSVTHRQIVLLVLLLSITGTLIQPHAQAIFYAEQHAYLSYVPVVLVMMASLWLISRVQQRFPNQDLFESLVQRFPFLGRVMGFLYILFFFFVFARDIRLSGDYVSITLLENTPISIIAVSLVVMGIFIVRGGLGSLIGMAELYVTLFLLISMIIPFMLIQQVNMDNLMPYFHVDVAGVGKGSWYIFSFYGEMIALPFVIKGSDFRFKSVLGGMIISALLMMLILVETITAIGVPIASRLVYPSYELARQLQISDFLDRFDLALAAATMPTMITKIAFDLYFVCWGLKRMIPKVSGKMMTGPVALVGFVCAFWFFRNAIQLNRFTREWTWIAIVFEALFPIVLFLFLRPRKKDNKESTQQRSGDQSKKEKHEQGHESSDSEKDGEKRRQDSHGGELQPS
- a CDS encoding Ger(x)C family spore germination protein — protein: MYKYRAVIALLLCTSLISGCWDREEINDVAFVIGVAVDKEEQNYRSSLQIALPGQSGATGSEGGGGGTSGDKSWFILSNTAKTFHGTSLEGQKALSRRLYYAHRRTLLIGEDLAREGVAPMLDLMTRYPLNRFSALPVVTRGEAYKVMDTDAPIEKFPSEMVRELCFLNMRNPRSLKTFIDSILSEGVDPFLPIASVADTVPKNWKDTKTNIKMDGLAIFKKDKLVGMIDKAPADALILAMGEANAPEVMVEAPRGEGDIFIKLNENNSSLHPSVKNDKVKVNIQLYAKGVIVDNESNYGDRREEEILKLNDAIHKKIKSDIEEGIRLVQQKYHADILGIGRSIHQHLPAEWDKMKDRWDVIYPDVEVTVIPHVIIENVGVINKPIGVMEEDVIHD
- a CDS encoding spore germination protein; its protein translation is MADKTSGKDKSRQPGRASEEKKHIPLGLPSPPFLRQPISAVHETQIQAVKEIFSDCSDVVFRNVMITPEVKGLLVYIEGIVNSADIQEHMLRPIIRGLVQQRTDEPDVPLDDTTVELTQVKRVNTWAAAAEGVLASSALLVIDGSNEAWMFNVKGGVRRGVEEPQTESVIRGPREGFTETLRVNTALLRFKLKTPSLKMVSMTLGTETKTDIVLTYLDDIVDPKVVQDVKERLEKIKIDGILETGYIEELIEDHPYSPFPQMHYSERPDTVAGNLLEGRFAILVDGTPFALIAPVTMWQMLQASEDYYERFFITNLLRWIRFLFVAIALFLPALYIAITTFHQDMLPTTLILSIAGAREAIPFPALVEALIMELSFEALREAGVRLPKTVGQAVSILGALVIGQAAVQAGIVSAPMVIIVSMTGIASFTIPRFNFAITVRLLRFPIMLLAGMFGLYGIVIGLVLISVHLTQMTSFGMPYLSGLSPYSKTDTKDILIRVPWWKMINRPSTVQRDQKRMAEKINGSPEAEEGW
- a CDS encoding pirin family protein; the encoded protein is MINVIPSDARSSFDRGWLRGSHSFSFGEYQDPENTAFGPMRVANDDVIAPGRGFGAHPHSDMEIVSIVLNGKLRHEDNLGNVAVTGFGGIQRMSAGSGMIHTEHNASDTEEVRLLQLWFMPQTKGLEPSYETTSFDPAALAGALVPIVSPDGGPRVATIHQDMTIYLGRLAKDETLTFNQDSGRRMYIFSIEGKLGLDGEYLLNEGDTARVEQRDSIELQGNEDTFYMIIDLP
- a CDS encoding DoxX family protein encodes the protein MNNKSVEIGLLFSRIMIGLIFVLHGWSKFEGGISGTVGFFESIGIPGFLASVVAIIELVGGAAMILGLGTRVFAALFAIVMVGVLFTAKVGEPFLSGTELDYLLLAGSLTLLFTGSRLLAVDYLFSRQGNARQNVSA
- a CDS encoding M56 family metallopeptidase, which translates into the protein MWKTRSKLLFTVGFGIPLLVFMQMFMYAMYKIFGWDIPFNLLWLCNHWMSRLGWLSVGHFLLALVLLTFAGTGWLLMVRMMKTRAAVRKLRSMEVRALSRELESKYHHLGQPGFIVVDKHSPVAFTIGLWRPCIVLSTGLLTMLDAEEETAVVYHEVHHLWHRDPLKTTLLSVFAIMMPYIPVLKHTSKHYNIVREILADNEAIERTGNVAGIGSALLKLLRACPEPWGATELTVQSSFADTSVNVRISRLLDPEQDVTLRLPRYAVLMSATVFLLLSILFVWSIG